The following nucleotide sequence is from Chelmon rostratus isolate fCheRos1 chromosome 11, fCheRos1.pri, whole genome shotgun sequence.
cagaaaaaaaaaaccttgttaGGTCATCCaccaaagtgaaagtgaaaaaaatccTAATGCATGTCTGCCGAAGTGTGCTACTCTTTCAGGTGTTTCTCTCTGCATCAGGTTTCACACTAGTATCCTGCAGCAATGGTATTGTTTGTGGACATAATATTAACATTTAGcaattttacagttaaaatctCTTAAAACATCTTGCAATTCATCAAAACGTGGTGCAGACAGGTTTGGTATTtccaggacagaaaaaaaaaatcactgatggctgcaagacaaaacaaaagttttacAAGTGCAAAAGATGAACCAGTTTCCAGCATATGAAATAAGCAGCCAAATCCCATCAGGAAAGGCAATTGCACTCATGGCATGTGATGATATCAAGTCCAGACCCGAGTAGGCACTcttaatatatattttacacacataaaatactttaaaacacacacacacacttccctgtTTCGTGAAAACCCCCCAGTGCAATTCAAACTAAATCCCCTTTGGTGTACATTTTGATTTGAGAGCCCGCTAGCTGTTCTCCAGATCTTCCACACTGAAGTCTGAGATACTTTTTTGAGTGTGAGGTTTAACACAGCGAGGAATATTACATTCCTTTTCGAGAATACTTTTCCTTATTTTTCAATGGAGTGTGAAATTTTTGgagtcattttaaaaaattacattGAAAATGACACATCTCTGACAAGTGTAatttaagttatttttcatgAACCTCTACAGAGATGAGGGctataatgtaaaaaatgttttaccaAGTGAAGAATTGACCTATAATCTCGTGGGGGCTTGTTGCCACATCATACCACACCACAGACTTTGCTCTGACACCTGCAAACAATGTGAAAACTAACATAAACCATGAAGGGTTTAGACAGATTTGACGCTGAAGAGCACCATGAGATGTGAGGTGAGACTATTTTACTTGCTCTGTCACCCCCTGAGCAAATCAAGTGCAAACTGATTAAGGCTGCTACAATTGAGTtctgaccactagagggcagacAACAACAAAGATGAAAACTCTCAATCAGTCTAAGCAGGAAAAgagatgtgtgtttctttgtagAGAACTGCCTTAAGAAAGGATGTGGAAAAGCCAGAACAGCTGACCAGCACATGTGGCTATTGGTTGGTCTCATTGTATCAACAAATCTCCAGAAAGCACTTATTGTGGTTTCAAGCAGGATAagttagataagataagagttTGTTATCCTGTGAcccgttttgttttttttaacacagaaatCTGATGAAGTCTGACATATTAAAATCTCTCCAATAACAATAtcaggtgaaaataattccagagttagatgtgaCATTAttcaaaaattcaaacaaaacaaattgctTCTCTGATGTTAGCCCTCGCTCTCACCCCTTTCCCGATATCTTCACATCTAcctctgtgaattaagggtttatttcgaCCAACCAAAGTTGGTGATTAGTGGAATAGTGGAAACACGAACCACAACAGTTTGGCAAGTTTTATATCGATACTatcgagtttgaatgaagtgtgttttacatgataaaattctgtttctgtaaatggagtctggtggctttggtgagagcaaTACAGCAGCTGTTCctggttaaacaaaaaagatctttctctttaacaaaaaggtccaTCTTTATAGGGATCCATCcttaatgttgtcagacacttagaataataatctgagcctgtcagtggcaaaaacattGATGGGGCACCCAGAGGGATGAAATAACAGCGCTCTCGCTCAATACTGgatgaattttaaaaatctgcGTCCCTGTTTGTCACTTGGGAAAATAtggtccataaacacagacaatattTAACCAGAATTTCTGGACCGGCACCAATTTTTCAATGGAAACCCTAAGAGGGTTGTGGTTAAAAATCAATTACACTGGTACAATGATTCTATTAAACACAGCACTTTAAATTTTTAAGCAGTGACCACATTAGAACAAAATATGGAGTCTCCTGTAACTGAGTTGAAATCCTTTCTACATGCAAATCAATTTGCTCAGTttctataaaaatatattgctgTCACCCATTCTGAactcaatcaaaaaaaaaaaacaaacttactCTTAAATTGGCTTTCTACTTTAGAACTATTTTACTCACCTAGAAAATAACTTTCTACAATTaggtttttctcttttgaatCTGTTCCCGTATGCAGCTGTACTGGCAACCTCCTCTTGTAGATGTCCTCCACCATCCTTCCATGTCTCCTTGGAGTTTTCCTCCTCTCAATTCATTTTTGTCCGCCTCTCAGGTTGCGTATGTAGTCTTTGACGGTATTTTCAATGTTGGGAACGGAGTAGTTTTGTGCTGCATAGATTCCTGTACACGTTCCTACGGCAACACCCATTAACGCTGAGGAGCGTAGCCTTGCAACAATGTACCCGGCCAGAAAACCCTTCAGGAAAGGAGAAGCCAGCAGACTGCCTCCCTaaggaggaaaggagaagagagattAGACTTGGTACTTGGTCGCCTGACCAGTGGCTTTATATCTACATCTACATATGAGAGGTTTTTTATATGTTTCTACAACTGCCTGGCCGGCACTTTTCAGGCAGGGTAACCTGAGCATGTACACattagtgtctgtgtgagcCTTACTGGAGGAACTCCAGCCTGTATCTCATCCTCCATCCGTCTCTGAATGTCTTCCAGCTGGTCCTTCAGCTCCACCAGGTCCTTGAGCTGGCCAAGAGGACTCTGCATACAGATAAATGgatgcagacagagacaaacaagcAACAGGTTAGTGTCACTGATCAGGGTTTCCTAAAAGATAGAGCAAATCTAAAAATGGTAAAACGTATGTATTATGACTATGATGACAAACGaaattataaaacacacatggaaaATGTGCATGCAAGAAGTTCTCCTGAATTAAAACACAGTAGAACAAGTCAAGAACaaataattaacattaataGACCACTTTAACTTTGAGGACCTGAGGTAGAAATGGTCGCAAATATGGACCATTTATCAGCTATTGTCTTCTATGCTAGGGTAAACCCAAGTTTCCCATTTATTAGTGGAAAATACCGAACAATAACAAAGGTACTTTTCACAGAAACTTCCGTATATTCGGTATAAACTTCATTTTACTACAAGTTATCAAACCTATTCTACTTGGTTATTAATGTTGGTTAGTGACAACAAATATACTATGCATAGTGTCTATTTCAGAGCATTTACGGAGAATGGATGATCACTCATTTACTAACGTTATCTGAACTATCCTAATCtactgtttttcttgtttagaGAGGTAGCGTAACTAATACACCTAATGTTACAAACGCTAGCACACACTGTAATTCTGCCATCCAAGTCAGGCGAACGTTAGCATAGCTTAGAATGatgttttttaacatttagaGATAAATTAATCCAACTATGGGTCACGATTCCCTTGTTGCAAACTGGTTGTGTCGGCATCCACTTAAACAAACGCCGATCTCGTTAATAGAAACGCTTTTCAAAGTTCTTAATaggttagctaacgttagctagtaGCTTAAGTCAGCTAATTTAGCGTTAAATAAGCAGTGAGCCATCAGTTCATTCGTTCTATTCGCAGCTTGttaatgtttatttgtttacaaCACTGTAAATCAGTttcaaaaatatccaaaatgtAGCGTAATTATATTCATATTGGTGCTTATGGTAACTAGCCATTTACCTAACTGACTGACACGTAATAAGCGTTCACGAAGCTAAGTCAACCAACACGAAAGCCTGCAAACTGGTTATGATACTtcattagctaacgttagcagctaaCGCTAATTCATGACTGTTGAATGAAGCTGTAAGGTAGCCGTGTTGTTCTAATAGAATAGTAACGCCAAGTATATCCGATGTAAAGTTATCTTAGAAAGTTGAGGACACCGACCTTGTCATTTGCCATAGTTCCCCTACTGTTAGTGTGTTGAcggctttcttcttcttcttcttcttcttcttcttcttcttcttcttcttcttcttcttctttttcttcttcttcttcttcgtgtgGTTTTTTTTGCTGCCCTCCACTGGTTACTCACGGACCCACTTCAGTTTTTAGATTTGCTCCATATTTGTGGTTATAGCCTAATAACTTTAATCaaggaagaagagaaatgaaaaaaaaaatctttgaaaagACTATCTTGCTCGAAGAACAAAACAATATATTGTATGTGTGGATATTCTTTCAGGCTTGGATGAGCCTTCAAACATTTTCCCACAGCCAAAACCAGGACACAGCTCATATTTGTTTCTTATCCTTAAAGTTCATTAAAGACCCTTACATTTCAAGTTCCAATTAAATTATATACTATAGCCATAGCAAAAAATACACAACTTAGATTAGAAAATCTGATGTTGCTCAGTTGTGGCCATATAGTGTTTTACAAAGCAGATTCTGCAACACTGTACTGCCACCCACCTCCACATGTTCTGAAACTGTCAGTGGTTCCACCATATTGCAAAATGTCTCAGATCAAGCACTTCATTCTGTTATTATTGAATAGGCCATATGCTGCATCAAAATACTAGTACATATCTCAGATTTATTTTCCAATATTAAATCTACAGTGTAGCTTCCAAGCCTCCTAGCTCACTGGGAAGAAGCTGAGAGGAATCAGTCCAATTAACTTGGGCTTCCTCTGTACAGGCAGTGGAGCTTCTCACCAAGTGCTGCTAGAGAGTCTGCTTGAGCGAGcacagacagaaggaaaacagagagagagaattaggGTAAATAATTAGACAGACCGAAGAGTGTCACAGAAGCAGAGATATGTACTCATTAATCAGACCTGCTAAATTTGCACTGTTTTGTAAACATCACTGCAACCACTCACAGCCTGAAGACAGATTTTAAGGATTAAACAGAGGAGCACTTTCCCCCAGAAATACGATTGCACGATTTTAGTGATTGCATGGACTGAGCTGCATTTAAAACACTGTGGGCCTTTCAAGTTGAAATTAATGGGGCACTTTTGAGAGTCTGGAGGACGGGTCACAAGTGTGATTTGCAGAGAGACTGTGAAAGTGAGAACAAATGGCAGAACTTGGAGTCACAGGAGGctgagaaagatggagaggggaAGTATTAGAGAATtaacagagagcaagagagtgaTTGCCATCCGATATAGAGATCGGAAGAGAGAGACGGATACTGCAAGAGAAAACTATATGTAAAGATCTCTCTACTTCCGACTAATTTTAAAAGATTAATCTTGAAAAAACATATGTTAACTTCTTCTGCAGCACTTTGTTCCTCTAGAGAGTCTGAAAGTATTTAATCCTCACACTAAGCTGGACAGATTGTCCATTAACCTTTCCTTATTCAGGATTATCACAAGACCAACCTGATATGGACCAAAGTATTTAATGGTCTGTTCAAGCTGGAGCCAAACAGtcttttgcatttgcttttgcaTGAGATGAAACACGGCTCACACACTTTCTGGACAGCAGGCGTCTCAGAGCTGGAGGGAGCGATGGAGGTAAGGTGTCTCTGATCTACAAAGCTGTTGACGGTTTAGGGGGGTTATTGATTTTGGCTGAGGCATATTTGGCTGACTAATCTTTGGATGCCGCTGTAAAGTAAAGGTCATTGAAGCCTATGGTGCAATCATCACAGTGATGGGCTTTGGGGAAATGTGTGTTCATATACCACAAACAGCAGATGCAGACAGTGGATTTATGTTTAGACTGTGAGCTTGAGTTGAGAAGAAGGATAACAATGTGTTGGTACTtaaaaaagctgtgaaataaacATAAAGTTGCTTATATCAGTGAACAGCAAAACACTAAAGAACTAAAATGAGTAAAGCTTCATCTATTATTCAACAAGCCTCGCtgaatttttacttttatataaTGGCAGATTCATATCAATACTCCTAACAGTAATTGCAAGGGTTGTTTGTGCAGCTATTATAATTCAGGGGATGGGGAAAGAAAGCCAAGTGCACATCAGTTTCAAGGCATAAAAGGCAGTAAATCTGTTGTGCAGAAGGATTTGAGGACTAATTCAAAATTAGTTTATAATCAGAGCACTGCACATCTATCTGTATGGCCGTGGTTTTTAATGCTGTTTCCTCATGATCACAAGTTCATTATCCTCGAGATAACAAAGCTCGTTTTTTGGGGGAAATGGGTTAATTTATCTCACTTTCTcgagaaaacaaaaggttgaTTTCTCTAGacttatttatatataaatttaTTATACTATTCAAACACCACCAGTGTGGGTAGTTTATTTTCCAGGTTCCCTACGCCAGCAAGAATGATTTTGGTTGTAGCCTGCTGGACAGTCACACATCTGCTTTAAGTTGACCACTGTAAGTAAGTCTATCCCTTTGACTGTGCAATAGGACAAAATATGGTATTTTATTATCGATATCttaccatgtgcaattcaaatatAATAAGGAAATATTACTTTTTGCATATATTGTgcatatatagttgatttttgttttgtatccTTTTTGTCTATTTATTCCTTTTCTACATCTCCTTTTTAATCTTGCTattactgctgtctgtaacatcttaatttctccagtgtgggatcaataaagttatatcttatcttatcttacagtAATCAGCCATAATGTAAATACTCTCCTCTCAAATGACGATGGAAAACATTCTTACTACAATTGGCAAAAGTTTATGTGGTTTGCTTTGAAATTCCCAAAACCACCCCGCAGAGCAGTGTGTACATGCTTTAGTCCACTATTATGAATCTTATAAAGTCCTTTTCTTGTGATAAATTATCTCGTTATCTCAAGACGGTTTGCAGGTTCTTGCCATCCCTACATAGTGTTTTAaatattactttttatttataggCAATAAAGCAGGTGTCACAGGCCTCACTCATTCAACTGAGAATTTACTGGAAATGTGAGAAACAAGTGGATTTCATAAGCAACCAGTGCAATATTAGTTTCAGTGAAAGCACATAAACTACAATATCAGCTGCAGCGGCTTCATCTATAGTAGATAGACTACTTAAAAACACTATACCGAAGGTATGCTAAGTGATCATTTCTGGTTGATCTGTCCTCATATCAGATGTCGTAAGCTTGAGCGATGTGCAGGTTGTTTCCCAGTATTAAAAGCTTGTAAAGGGTTCAGCTCTTTTTATACATAGAAAGAACACTTACTTGGGCTTGATGCTGTGAGCTGTTCTGTTTGTCAACTTATGACAAATCGCTGATGAGCCTGAAGCTCTTAGAGCAAAAGAGACCAACTGTAAAAAGCAACTTGCGCCCTGGTATGAAATATCATTGATTGTTTTTATCACTGAGTGTGTGAACAAATCGGCCATGTTGCCCCCTGTGTCAGGAGCACTGAGTTATAGTTCCATAACCTGCTCCCCGCCTCAGGAGTGCTGCAGCTCCAACAGCGTGCCGATGGATCTGCACCGTGCTCCACTCTGCTGAGCTTGGCCGCGCTGTGTTGTGTCGGGTGTCGCGGTGTGCTGTTGTAGATAAGGTGATCCCTGTGTATAAATTGTGGCGCTTATTGCGTTGTGCTTCGCTACACATGCTTTGTTGACTGTTGAAAGTGTTGTGATGTCTTTTCATAGTGCATTTCGGTGCTGTGTTGAACCTGTTAAAGGTAAAAGGCAAAGATTCAGTTTAGAGATCACTCTGATTCAATATATTGTAATGAAACCTTTCATCAATCAGACACCTTTGAAGTCAGCCAGAAAATGCAACGTGCTCCTCCATGGCTTAAAACCTGAGAGCCTTTCTACATGGCTCACTCTTTTTGTGGGTTGAGTTGGCCCGTGTTCAAATGAGTTCCCTCATTAACCTCAGTGTTCAGTATTCAGCCAGCGTCTCCGCTGATACAGTACACTCTGCTGGCAGGGAGAAATGTGACTGATGTACAACAGGACTGAATGAGAGGGAACAGGTCTTTGTAGACGGACCTATATTGTTCGAGATGTGAGCTTCGTCATGGATCTGTATGACTCAGCACTGTTGAGGTGGAATACGGTGCCACCAAAAATTGCATTTGCCCCTTGAAAAATATGAGAAGCAGCACTGCGTTAATTGAAATTTGGATTATTTGTCTCAGACAGACAAATGAGCTCAGTTAGGCTATATTCACCCCCCATGTACGGTCAGATTACAGTCATTTATAAATAAGTAGACTGGAAATCCtttaaatacaatatttccTGATTATTATACTGATGAGAGCTGACAGTGTTTCAGGATGGCAAATGATGTAATGTTGTTCCTACTTTTTCtgcagataataataatgatagtgTTGATTGGTGATTTTGTGTTGGAATGAGGCTAAACTCCATTCAGGTCcacctgaaaataaacactCACTTTCACAGCACCCTGAATACTAAATACTGGAGCTGTACTGAATGTCATTTCTTCATATTCAAAGCTCGATTTTGATGATATTTTGTGTGTTGGGAACAATCCTGCTCAGCTGCCACTGGAATCTAATTCTGCAAATAGTTAAAATACTCCAAATATTACTGCGACCTAAACTTTATCTGCACCTGTGCAGAAATACCAGGTTTAAACAGAATGAACAGTAAAAAAGCTGCACCGCATTTGAATGTTGATAAAAATTTGAATGTCAATgttatgaatgaagctttgaacTATTCGGCACAGTCCTACTTAATACCCACATGGCATCATAAttcttttacatattttgaaTATAATTGGCACACCAATTATATTTTTCATATAATAGGCCGACTATCTTGGCAGTGGTattctgctgctggctgagagCATTTCAACAGAGTCAAGTCATGCAATTAAAATGGTTTCCATTTTAAAGAGTTAAGGTGCACTGGCTTTTTGCCAGTAATGATTTCAACATTTAGAtggtgcgcgtgtgtgtgtgtgtgtgtgtgtgcatgtgcatcatGTATGGATTTGCCCAGATGCCAGTTATAAGCCAATTAAAGTTTTTAAGCTCTGTTGCTTCTCTGGCCAGACAAGGTAAGGGTAGAGAGGTACCGCAGCCTCACTGCACCACTTTGCTGTGATGTGCCAaggtgtgtgttctgtgtgtgtctgtgtgtgtgtgtgtgcgtgtgtgtggtggatATGTGTAGCCAGGCAAAGCGCCCTGTCCACAGGGTCAAAGGAGAGGGCAACGCAGCTGAATAAAGAAGAATAATAACCTTTGTTTCCAGTTGGGAGTGGTaggaagaaacagagaacaTGACTGTGCATGTAAGCAACATgtagagggaggaaaagagtgTACAGTGAGGGAAGGATGCATTTGTTGTTGAAGGGCTGCAAggaaaaatcaaaatgagaaaaagagtgaagatgagaaagaggagTTTTGAGAGGTATGGGCGTGTCCCTTAACTCCGCTGGTTCCACTTGTGTCTCTCTTACTTGGGGGTATCTCCTTCCTCTGTGACACTGCATCAGCATCACCACAACTCCctgtccccctcctctctgtctacctctttctctgtgtttctctacccctcccttctcctctctcctcctcttcctcacacgTACGCTCTCACACCGGGGATGCCTGAATCGGTGGAAGTCCTGATCAGAGCCGTCAGAGTCCCTGCTCTGCCTGGCAGGTCTGTGCGCAGCTAAAACGCCGTCCAGCCCAGCTCTGGAAATACTGAAGAGCTCATCATGAGGAGGTGAAGCCCTGCCTCTCTGGAGGCACACAGGAAGAGGATTCACTCCTGCCTGTGGACATTTGCCAGCAGTGGTGAAGACAGGGATGCTTCTACTTTATGAAGACAGGCGTATGATGACAGTGAAAGCTATCAGCTGAGGCGTTTGAGGATTATAAAGCTTCAGATTCAGATCTTGTgtgtttaaatcattttttggcaaaatgaAGTGAGGAGGAGGCGAACACTGAAAGCTTTGTTAGATTTTGTCCGTATTCTCAACATCACAGTAAAATGGGTCTATTCATTTTCCCACCATGCACAAAGGAAGTAGAGGCTGAAGTCAGGCTCAAAGTACATGATGCATTTCAACAGGGAAGAGTTTTTCTCGGCTGTTAACAGGAGTTAATTAATTCTTTTACCAAGACTGAGAGACCATTGCGCCATCCACCCAACCATCTAGACCATATGGACCTACGAGGGACCCGCGGGTCGATGGGTGGCCAGGACCTGAGGAGTCAGGGGTTAGGGTTCAGCGTCCCAGCCGCCGGGATGCCAGTCAGCTCCATAATAACAGCAGTGCGGCAGCAGGACTACTCAGCCAGCGTCTGGCTTCGCAGGAGGGACAAACTGGAACATGTAAGTTCTGAATACCGAGCTGGGGTCAAACCAAAACGTATTTTTGTCACATACAAAATCtcacattcatgcatttttctaGCTAACTatagtgtatgtatgtgagaATAGAGTGTCTGCACTAAAATATGATAATATCTGAGAGGAAATTTGTTCTGGTGACTCTGTTGTTTGAATACTGGACCTAAGGTTGTATTGGTATTAGAAGAGGGAGGGTTGCAGGCTGTGGTTAACATTAGGCGAAACGTGGGGTCGACTCTCAGTAGCTCTGACAAATTAGAATTGTAAgtcttcattttattcttttctagACAAAAGGATTTCTCAGTtaattgacaaaataaaaagttggaGGTTTGGAGTTTATTTGGTGCATTCCATTGAACCTATGTTAAGGATCTTCAACTGTGAGCCCTTGTTTCAATGAGATAAACACTGTTCTTCCAAGTTTTGCATGTTGTTGgagatttcagctttaaactCTGCACTTGAAATTGTGGCTGTTCTTATGCGCCTTTGTGAtattcacttttgttttctattACAAAGTAGTTGTAAGAAGACTTGCCGGCTGCAGGTAAACATTATCAGCATTCTACAGAGAGCTTCAAGATGTAGAGATTTAGCGTCGGGGAAAGGAATGGAAAAGGTGTGCGTTGAATATTTGATGTTGGAGGGGAACAGTGCCACGTTCAGAGAGCTGCTTTCCAAGCCTGTCTGCATAACCAACTAGGATGATGAATCAGCCCGTCCCCTTTCTgcagacctgcacacacacacacacacacactgcacacagccacatgcaagcacacacatattgtaagtgtgtttttgcagacgccaggacacacacacagacaagctaTTTTTCTGACAAGCCTGCAGCAGATGAGGATTTTTTGCAGTTTAACTCCAAACCAAaccccagacacacacacaactggtgGGTGATATgacttaaaatgtatttcatggtatttttgttttgtttttcacagtggCAGTGTTATATCATAGTATTTAAAAAAGGGGGAtactcaaaacatgattctgCTTCTTTTCACTCTAATAGGAATGTAAGGGAACATATcttaagaaagaaaatgattagaataatgtttgtgtttattggcTTCAAAAAGGCATGAAAATGGGACTAACCTGCCCCATTATGTAGGTTAATTAGTCAATGTAATGTGACTCATTCTCTAGGTTAGGGGTAGGGTTAGCatttcaacagcatttattgTGCTATTATATAAGTACAATGTACCACAGGGCACGTCTATCAAGCACATTCAGATATaacagtgacagacacacataccgTCTCAGCACGCAGCACAGGAGGCTTTCCTggaacaacaaaaccagctgagcttgtattgcagtatgaagtgtggagataatgTTAGCTCTGGCTATATGAGGTCACACAAAAAGCTACGCGATAAAGCAGTTTCCCACATGCAAGCCAGTGCATGGGTCTACTATAGCTGCTACTAGCCACATTATCTACGTGCTAATGCGAAATTCAACAGGTcaatcaacaaaataaacagcaaagcaacataaaaatggcacaaCTTACAAGTTCTAAGTTTGATGTTGCTTtcgatccatccttgagcttctGTTTTGgagtgaatcctgctttgtatcAGCCCCCAAAGCCATCTGAAGTAAAAAAATTAGCACACTCATATAGACTCAGAGTATTCCAGTTGTTGATGTTGTGGcgacatttccatcaagttaatccactCCACTTCCTCAGATGTTGGGAGTAAAAATTGACATGTGTTGCTGAAAATCGTAGTTACTagatgtaactccagttctatgagtatgtgCGAAGCCGTCTACCTGCTTTAatgcagccacagtaaagcacattatttttgcTATAGCATGGTAATGATGGTATTGCAAAGCCCCTGTCGTGACAGGACGTGGCACcgatgatggtgatgaaacTGTTACACCGCCCACCTctaacactcacacacagactatGTAATATTTAGTA
It contains:
- the LOC121613954 gene encoding SLC35A4 upstream open reading frame protein-like is translated as MANDKSPLGQLKDLVELKDQLEDIQRRMEDEIQAGVPPGGSLLASPFLKGFLAGYIVARLRSSALMGVAVGTCTGIYAAQNYSVPNIENTVKDYIRNLRGGQK